From Nitrososphaerota archaeon, one genomic window encodes:
- the carA gene encoding glutamine-hydrolyzing carbamoyl-phosphate synthase small subunit, producing the protein MSASGRVYSAALLLEDGTLFLGRGFGYPTQKVGEVVFTTGMVGYTESITDPSYRGQILTFTYPLIGNYGVPSYNDVDEHNIPLNFESDRAQVSGVVVSEVCRAPSHWRSKKSLDEWLYEEGVPGIEGVDTRELTKRLRVRGVMMGVIAVSEDEIDIEGMKMRLAKAERYGEQDSVSMVSIKEHKIYGEGEERVVLIDCGVKYGIIRELLKRGLKVIRVPYDTPASEILEYNPKGILVSNGPGDPKICAKTIRTVSSLIDEGIPMLGICLGVQIITLSLGGDTYKLKYGHRGQNKPCLDLKTGRNYITSQNHGYAVDPRSLKGSGLEVWMINADDKTVEGVYHESKPLLAVQYHPEASPGPYDTTFIFDLFAERMEVRSRAA; encoded by the coding sequence TTGTCTGCGTCTGGTCGAGTATATAGCGCCGCTCTCCTTTTGGAAGACGGCACGCTTTTTCTTGGACGCGGTTTTGGATATCCTACACAGAAAGTAGGCGAAGTCGTCTTTACCACTGGTATGGTGGGTTATACTGAAAGCATAACCGACCCCTCGTATAGAGGGCAGATCCTGACCTTTACCTATCCTTTGATAGGTAATTACGGCGTCCCATCCTACAATGATGTTGATGAGCATAACATACCTCTAAACTTTGAATCGGATAGAGCGCAGGTTTCTGGGGTTGTGGTTAGCGAGGTCTGTAGAGCGCCTAGCCACTGGCGGTCTAAGAAGAGTCTTGACGAGTGGCTCTATGAAGAGGGTGTGCCAGGAATAGAGGGTGTAGATACACGGGAGTTGACCAAGCGGCTTAGGGTGCGCGGTGTTATGATGGGTGTAATAGCGGTCTCTGAAGACGAAATTGACATAGAGGGCATGAAGATGAGGTTAGCGAAGGCTGAGAGGTATGGTGAACAGGACTCCGTAAGCATGGTCAGCATTAAGGAGCATAAGATCTACGGGGAAGGTGAGGAGCGAGTTGTGCTGATAGACTGTGGCGTAAAATACGGCATAATAAGAGAGCTGCTGAAGAGAGGTCTAAAAGTTATTCGAGTCCCATACGACACACCGGCCTCTGAGATCCTTGAATACAACCCAAAAGGCATACTTGTAAGCAACGGGCCAGGAGACCCAAAGATCTGTGCGAAGACTATACGGACTGTAAGCTCACTGATAGATGAGGGCATACCGATGCTAGGCATTTGTCTCGGTGTGCAGATAATAACCCTCTCATTAGGAGGAGACACATACAAGCTGAAGTATGGGCATAGAGGGCAGAATAAGCCGTGCTTAGACCTTAAAACTGGGCGCAACTACATCACCAGCCAAAACCACGGCTACGCTGTAGACCCAAGATCACTAAAAGGGAGTGGATTGGAGGTTTGGATGATAAATGCGGATGATAAGACGGTAGAGGGGGTTTATCACGAATCTAAACCTCTTTTGGCTGTGCAATATCATCCAGAAGCTTCGCCAGGGCCCTACGATACCACCTTCATATTCGACTTGTTCGCTGAGAGGATGGAGGTGAGGAGCCGTGCCGCGTAA
- the carB gene encoding carbamoyl-phosphate synthase (glutamine-hydrolyzing) large subunit, whose product MPRNPDIKKVLILGSGAIKIGEAGEFDYSGSQCLKAIREEGIETVLVNPNIATIQTDKRLAGKVYFLPVNADFVTEVIEAERPDGIVLSFGGQTALNCGVVLAKRGVLEKYGVKVLGTPISGIEATEDRDLFRKTMLDAGIPVARSVAVYSLEEAKKVVKDFGYPVMVRVAYTLGGRGSGVAFNEFEFEEIVTRGLTSSLTHQVLIEEYIGTWKQIEYEVMRDAYGNSLTVCNMENILAMRVHTGDNIVIAPSQTLNNREYHLLRTAALKATQACGIIGECNIQFALEPNSERYAAIEINARLSRSSALASKATGYPIAYIAAKLILGYSLPELINKVTGITTAAFEPSLDYVTVKMPRWDLTKFDKVTRHIGTQMKSVGEVMAIGRCFEEALQKAIRMLDIGRIGLVADPRREPLTDPDKIESRLQRMTDEIIFDVADALKAGFTVERISKLTSIDPWFIEKIANIVEMERLLRENARKVANGGAPDLLRKAKQLGFSDAQIAECIGISAAEVRDLRRKLSITPVVKQIDTLAAEWPAKTNYLYLTYNGAADDIEFKPVKKVIVLGAGTYRIGSSVEFDWSTMNMVWALKENGVEEAIVINCNPETVSTDYDMSDKLYFEELTLERVLDIYENERPFGVVVSVGGQTPNNLAPHLTAYGVKILGTESVNIDRAEDRAKFSALLDELHIPQPEWSAFTSLEDAKEFAKKVSYPVLVRPSYVLSGAAMRVVWTPKQLEQFLLRAAKVSPEHPVVISKFIMDAQEFEIDGVCDGETVYIGAVIEHLEQAGVHSGDAIMCIPPQRLPVHVQQKAVEYATRIARSLKIKGPFNIQFLYKDGIIYVIECNLRASRSMPFVSKATGVNLISLAAAAMLNGKIPNLPRGDHSMTQVCVKAPQFSFMQLEGADPQLGVEMRSTGEVACFGSTFYEALIKALIAVGYKIPKPNGNILITVGGVQLKDRILNLTRDLIDLNFNVYATEHTAEYLRKRGGLQVSVLNKISEPERKPNILDYLVEGKLELIINIPSTTVLEKFASMLEDEYLIRRKAVELGVPVLTTYEAAEAFVEGLKMMSKRELKIPYTRV is encoded by the coding sequence GTGCCGCGTAACCCGGATATAAAGAAGGTTCTCATCTTAGGTAGCGGGGCCATTAAGATAGGTGAGGCGGGTGAATTCGACTACTCAGGTAGCCAGTGTCTTAAGGCGATAAGAGAGGAAGGTATAGAGACCGTCCTCGTAAACCCAAATATAGCTACCATCCAGACCGACAAGAGGCTGGCGGGTAAAGTCTATTTCTTACCCGTCAACGCTGATTTTGTAACTGAGGTTATCGAGGCTGAGCGTCCAGATGGTATCGTTCTATCTTTTGGTGGGCAGACCGCTTTAAACTGCGGTGTTGTTTTAGCGAAACGTGGTGTATTAGAAAAGTATGGTGTTAAGGTGCTCGGCACACCTATTTCAGGTATCGAAGCAACGGAGGATAGGGATCTCTTCCGCAAGACTATGTTGGATGCTGGCATACCAGTAGCGAGAAGCGTAGCTGTGTATTCGCTTGAGGAGGCTAAGAAGGTTGTTAAGGACTTTGGTTACCCTGTGATGGTGCGTGTAGCTTACACGCTCGGAGGTAGGGGTAGTGGTGTTGCGTTCAACGAGTTCGAGTTTGAAGAGATTGTAACAAGAGGTTTAACGAGCAGCCTTACTCACCAGGTGTTGATCGAGGAGTACATAGGCACTTGGAAGCAGATAGAGTATGAGGTTATGAGAGATGCCTACGGAAACAGCCTAACAGTATGTAATATGGAGAACATATTGGCGATGAGGGTACACACTGGTGATAACATCGTCATAGCGCCGTCACAGACCCTCAATAACCGCGAGTACCACCTTCTAAGAACTGCAGCCCTCAAAGCCACACAAGCCTGTGGGATAATAGGGGAGTGTAACATTCAGTTCGCTTTAGAGCCTAACTCAGAGAGATACGCTGCTATCGAAATAAACGCCAGACTGTCCCGCTCATCAGCATTAGCATCTAAGGCGACTGGCTATCCAATAGCCTATATTGCTGCCAAACTAATCTTAGGCTACTCTCTACCAGAGCTGATCAATAAGGTCACAGGCATCACTACAGCAGCCTTCGAACCCTCGCTCGACTACGTGACTGTCAAAATGCCACGCTGGGATCTAACGAAGTTCGATAAGGTTACTCGGCACATCGGCACACAGATGAAGTCTGTAGGTGAAGTTATGGCTATAGGTAGATGTTTTGAAGAAGCACTGCAGAAAGCTATCCGAATGTTAGATATCGGTCGAATCGGACTTGTAGCAGATCCAAGACGTGAACCCTTGACCGACCCAGATAAAATCGAATCGAGGCTTCAACGTATGACTGATGAGATAATCTTTGATGTAGCTGATGCTCTTAAAGCTGGTTTTACGGTTGAGCGGATAAGCAAGTTAACCAGCATAGATCCGTGGTTCATAGAAAAGATAGCCAATATAGTTGAGATGGAGCGGCTTCTGAGGGAGAATGCGAGGAAGGTAGCGAACGGCGGCGCCCCAGATTTGCTTCGTAAAGCCAAGCAGCTAGGCTTCTCAGATGCTCAGATAGCGGAATGCATTGGTATATCGGCGGCTGAGGTGAGGGATCTGCGGAGGAAGCTTTCGATTACACCAGTGGTTAAGCAGATTGACACCTTGGCTGCTGAGTGGCCTGCAAAGACCAACTACCTTTACCTCACCTATAACGGGGCTGCCGATGATATAGAGTTCAAGCCCGTGAAGAAGGTGATCGTCTTAGGCGCTGGCACATATAGGATAGGGAGCTCGGTTGAATTCGACTGGTCTACTATGAATATGGTTTGGGCGCTGAAAGAGAATGGGGTAGAAGAGGCGATTGTAATCAACTGCAACCCAGAAACGGTTTCGACAGACTACGATATGAGCGACAAGCTCTATTTTGAGGAACTAACGCTTGAAAGGGTGCTAGATATTTATGAGAATGAGAGACCATTCGGCGTCGTAGTCTCGGTAGGTGGGCAGACGCCTAACAATCTCGCTCCTCATCTAACAGCCTATGGTGTGAAGATATTGGGCACAGAGAGCGTGAACATAGATAGGGCTGAAGATAGGGCTAAATTCAGCGCACTTCTCGACGAGCTCCACATACCTCAACCAGAGTGGAGTGCTTTCACATCTCTAGAGGACGCTAAAGAGTTTGCTAAGAAAGTTTCATACCCTGTTTTAGTTAGGCCTTCATATGTTTTGAGTGGCGCCGCTATGAGAGTAGTCTGGACTCCGAAGCAGCTGGAGCAGTTCCTCCTTAGGGCTGCTAAGGTCAGCCCAGAGCACCCGGTTGTGATAAGCAAGTTCATTATGGATGCGCAGGAGTTTGAAATAGATGGTGTATGTGATGGTGAAACCGTGTATATCGGTGCTGTTATCGAGCACCTTGAGCAGGCTGGTGTGCACTCTGGAGACGCTATAATGTGTATCCCGCCTCAGCGCCTACCAGTTCACGTTCAGCAGAAGGCTGTAGAGTATGCTACCAGGATCGCCAGAAGCCTCAAAATAAAAGGTCCCTTTAACATACAGTTCCTCTACAAGGATGGAATAATATATGTTATAGAGTGCAACCTTAGGGCTTCCAGATCCATGCCCTTCGTTTCTAAAGCCACTGGCGTAAACTTGATTTCGCTAGCAGCGGCAGCGATGCTTAACGGTAAGATCCCAAACTTGCCTAGAGGAGACCACTCTATGACACAGGTCTGCGTGAAGGCGCCGCAATTCTCGTTTATGCAGCTCGAGGGTGCAGATCCGCAGCTAGGTGTAGAGATGCGTTCTACAGGTGAAGTTGCGTGCTTCGGCAGTACCTTCTACGAAGCTTTAATAAAGGCTCTGATAGCAGTTGGGTACAAGATCCCCAAGCCGAACGGAAACATTCTGATTACTGTAGGTGGTGTTCAGCTGAAGGATAGAATACTCAACCTAACTAGAGATCTTATTGACCTCAACTTCAATGTGTATGCCACTGAGCATACAGCGGAGTACTTAAGGAAAAGAGGTGGGCTGCAGGTTAGTGTCCTTAACAAGATCAGCGAGCCTGAGAGGAAACCCAATATCCTTGACTATCTTGTGGAAGGTAAGCTTGAGCTCATCATAAACATACCTTCAACCACCGTTCTGGAGAAGTTCGCGAGTATGCTTGAGGATGAATATCTGATTAGGCGCAAGGCTGTCGAGCTAGGTGTCCCGGTGTTGACTACATACGAGGCAGCCGAGGCCTTCGTTGAGGGCTTAAAGATGATGAGTAAACGGGAACTAAAGATACCTTACACTAGGGTTTAA
- a CDS encoding zinc-binding dehydrogenase, producing the protein MTCGRCIHCLSGNENRCVSLKLIGFHTDGGYAEYVSAPVTNLIPLKPKMPLEEYAAIPVDYTTVWHALIARGGLKAGESILIWAGGSGAGTVATRLAKIVGATVFTTVGSKEKAEKAKLFADYVFNHYSDDVPSLVKEATGGRGVDVVLDYVGSATWKRSLECLAVGGRMITFGGLSGYSGEIDIREFYTKHLTLIGTYGGTKIDLFKALAFVDKGLLRPIIDSIYPLKDARRAHLKMEENRHFGKILLKP; encoded by the coding sequence GTGACCTGTGGCAGATGCATACACTGCCTATCCGGCAACGAAAACCGCTGTGTCTCTCTAAAGCTGATAGGCTTCCATACAGATGGAGGGTATGCTGAATATGTAAGTGCTCCTGTAACTAACCTTATACCACTTAAACCTAAGATGCCTTTAGAAGAGTATGCGGCCATACCTGTCGACTACACAACTGTGTGGCACGCTTTAATTGCTAGAGGCGGACTTAAAGCTGGCGAAAGTATCCTTATTTGGGCTGGAGGAAGCGGTGCTGGAACTGTTGCTACTAGGTTGGCCAAGATAGTTGGGGCGACGGTCTTTACAACAGTAGGAAGCAAAGAGAAAGCTGAAAAAGCTAAGCTCTTTGCCGACTATGTGTTCAACCACTATAGTGATGATGTGCCTTCGTTAGTTAAAGAGGCTACAGGAGGCAGAGGAGTTGATGTAGTGTTGGATTATGTGGGTTCAGCTACTTGGAAGAGGAGCTTGGAGTGCTTAGCAGTAGGTGGTAGGATGATAACCTTCGGTGGTCTAAGTGGTTACAGCGGGGAGATAGATATAAGAGAATTCTACACCAAACATCTTACACTTATAGGAACATATGGTGGAACTAAGATAGATCTCTTTAAGGCGTTGGCTTTCGTTGATAAAGGTCTGTTGAGACCGATAATAGATTCCATCTACCCGCTTAAGGATGCAAGAAGAGCGCACCTAAAGATGGAAGAGAATAGACATTTTGGGAAGATCTTACTTAAACCCTAG
- a CDS encoding alcohol dehydrogenase catalytic domain-containing protein, with the protein MKAVVYYEHGGPEKLIYEERREPTIKEGEALIRVEACALNRLDILTRKGVVKTTAPLPHILGCDIAGYVEKQKDSL; encoded by the coding sequence ATGAAGGCTGTAGTGTACTATGAGCACGGTGGACCTGAGAAGCTGATATATGAAGAGAGACGTGAACCGACGATTAAAGAGGGTGAGGCATTAATTAGGGTTGAGGCTTGCGCATTAAACAGATTAGACATTTTGACTAGAAAAGGAGTTGTTAAGACCACAGCGCCTCTTCCCCATATACTCGGATGCGACATCGCAGGGTACGTTGAAAAGCAGAAGGACTCTCTATAG
- a CDS encoding DUF367 family protein, which translates to MPIRVYVYEMHQDDPKKCTSAKMCRMRLATPIYRLSSIHPRMVVLDPTSTNIFAPKEDVSHGIVIIDCSWQKVNEVFLHKIKGRRVRLPLLIAANPVHYGHIGILSSLEAAAAALYLVSEREQAEKMLKIYKWGPNFLVLNKDLLDAYLEAGCEYGILEVEKKIFRIAGERVKADLLDASKR; encoded by the coding sequence TTGCCTATCAGAGTGTATGTATATGAGATGCATCAAGACGACCCCAAGAAATGTACCTCAGCAAAGATGTGCAGAATGCGCCTAGCAACCCCAATCTATAGACTGAGCTCTATTCATCCTAGGATGGTCGTACTCGACCCGACCTCAACTAACATATTTGCACCAAAAGAGGATGTGTCACACGGTATCGTTATCATAGACTGCTCTTGGCAAAAGGTTAACGAAGTCTTTCTGCACAAGATTAAAGGCAGAAGGGTTAGGTTGCCCCTTCTCATAGCCGCAAACCCAGTACACTACGGGCACATAGGTATACTCAGCTCACTAGAAGCAGCCGCAGCAGCTCTCTATTTAGTATCTGAAAGAGAGCAAGCTGAGAAGATGCTGAAGATCTACAAGTGGGGACCCAATTTCCTAGTGCTCAACAAAGATCTGCTTGACGCTTATTTAGAAGCCGGGTGTGAATATGGTATCTTAGAGGTTGAGAAGAAGATATTCAGAATCGCTGGAGAAAGGGTTAAAGCAGATCTGTTAGATGCCTCTAAGCGCTAA
- a CDS encoding thioredoxin: MVKVEILVSPKCAYCDAVKRRVYKVVEELKAQKIDVSVKETDVIRHPEIMLKYEITSTPAIAVNGKLAFIGVPKEEEIKHHIESLVKKNE; this comes from the coding sequence ATGGTTAAAGTCGAAATTCTTGTGTCACCTAAGTGCGCCTATTGCGATGCAGTTAAGAGGCGTGTCTATAAGGTTGTTGAGGAGCTAAAGGCGCAGAAGATAGATGTGAGCGTTAAGGAGACCGATGTCATAAGGCATCCTGAGATTATGTTAAAGTATGAGATCACATCCACACCAGCCATAGCAGTAAACGGTAAACTAGCATTTATCGGTGTACCAAAAGAAGAGGAAATCAAACACCATATCGAATCTCTGGTGAAGAAAAATGAATGA
- a CDS encoding protein phosphatase — MNDLSEELYFTWLIPNKLAGCRGPRNIDDLKFLKAAGVDCLIRLADIDETLVSAEDVGEAGLEDYHEPVPDYCPPSQAQLDRLILYIDKKINEGKRVAVSCRAGVGRTGTVLACYLVYKGLDYESALATVRGNRPGSVKTLQQENAVKRYAQRLLSRH; from the coding sequence ATGAATGATCTATCTGAAGAGCTATACTTCACCTGGCTCATACCAAATAAGCTAGCAGGCTGCAGGGGGCCGAGAAACATAGATGATCTAAAGTTTCTCAAAGCCGCTGGTGTAGACTGCCTCATACGTCTAGCTGACATCGACGAAACCTTAGTCTCAGCAGAAGATGTAGGAGAGGCTGGCTTAGAAGATTACCATGAACCTGTGCCAGACTACTGCCCCCCATCTCAAGCCCAGCTCGACCGTCTAATACTTTACATAGATAAGAAGATAAATGAAGGTAAACGCGTGGCAGTTTCTTGCAGGGCTGGTGTGGGGAGAACAGGTACAGTGCTAGCCTGCTACCTTGTATACAAAGGCTTAGATTACGAGTCTGCACTCGCCACAGTCAGAGGAAACCGCCCAGGCTCAGTCAAGACCCTGCAGCAAGAGAACGCAGTCAAACGGTATGCGCAGAGGCTTCTGAGTAGGCACTAA
- a CDS encoding Lrp/AsnC family transcriptional regulator, with product MPTAYVLIKVVAGAEAKVFEALSKIEGVEEVNVVYGEYDIIAKVNARSMDDLRNIVVKQIRGVRGIVKTETAIITVSSIKYPTKEKLG from the coding sequence GTGCCTACCGCGTATGTGTTAATTAAGGTTGTAGCTGGCGCTGAAGCAAAGGTCTTTGAGGCGCTTAGTAAGATAGAGGGTGTTGAAGAAGTTAATGTAGTTTATGGGGAATATGATATCATAGCGAAAGTGAACGCTCGAAGTATGGATGATCTTAGGAATATTGTCGTAAAGCAGATAAGGGGTGTGAGAGGTATTGTCAAGACTGAAACAGCCATAATTACAGTGAGTTCTATCAAGTATCCTACTAAGGAGAAGCTAGGTTAG
- a CDS encoding prefoldin subunit beta — translation MSSQEIPPWLREQLARFEQLQQSLQAILVQKQQVELEAAEVEKALEELRKADQAEPVYKSAGSVLIRVKRDDLLKELEERKELANTRLLVLSKQESRLRENIKELQIKIDEAVRGKGQPQAS, via the coding sequence ATGTCTAGCCAAGAAATTCCACCGTGGCTTAGAGAGCAGCTTGCACGTTTTGAGCAACTTCAGCAGAGCTTGCAAGCCATCCTTGTTCAGAAGCAGCAGGTTGAGCTCGAAGCCGCAGAGGTCGAGAAGGCTTTAGAGGAGCTGAGAAAGGCTGATCAAGCCGAGCCAGTTTATAAGTCAGCGGGTAGTGTGTTGATAAGGGTCAAGCGTGACGATCTGCTGAAGGAGCTTGAGGAGAGAAAGGAGTTAGCTAACACTAGGCTACTCGTTTTGAGTAAACAAGAGAGTAGGCTGAGGGAGAATATAAAGGAACTTCAGATTAAGATAGATGAGGCAGTCCGCGGTAAAGGGCAGCCCCAAGCATCCTAG